CCGGCAGCCGGAAAACCTCGAAGAGCCGGGTGTCCAGGAAGTTGTGCAGGCCGGCGATCCGGTCGCCGCGCACGTCGACGAGCTGGATCGCCCAGGGCAGCCACCGGTCGCCGTGCCATCGGTAGTGCCCGTGCCCCGGCATCGCGTTCCCGGTGATCCGGATCAGTCGCGAGCCGCGGCAGCCATGGCCCGGGCCGAGCATGAACCGGCCCATCTCGGCGGCGCCGCGGATCCAGGCCGCGATCGGCGGCATGGTCTGCACCGCGTCCTCGTGCAGCAACGTGACCAGGGTGTCCACGTCGTACCGCTGGAAGGCGTCGGCGTAACGGGCGACCAGGTCCTGCTCGTCGCCGGACAGCTCCGCCTCGCCGAGGTCGCGGGTGGCCAGCGTGGCCCGGGCCCGCAGCAGCATCGCGTTGACCGCGCCGGTGCTGGCGTCGAGCAGGGCGGCGACCTCGGCGGCCGGCCAGGCGAGCACGTCGCGCAGGATCAGCACGGCCCGCTGCCGCGCCGGCAGGTGTTGCAGCGCGGCGACGAAGGCGAGCCGGATGGACTCCCGGTCGGCGACCACGTCGCCCGGATCGGTGGGCAGCGGGGTGAGCCACAGCTGCCCCGCCGGCTCGGCCGGGGAGAAACCGTCGACCGGCGAGGCCGGTCCGAGATCGATCGGGACCGCGCGACGACCGCGTTCGCGCAAGAGGTCGAGGCAGACGTTGGTCGCGATCCGATAGATCCAGGTACGCACGGAGGAGCGCCCCTCGAAGCTGCCGGCCCGCCGCCACGCCCGCAGCATCGTCTCCTGCGCCGCGTCGTCGGCCTCGAACGCCGACCCCAGCATCCGGTAGCAAAACCTGACCAGGTCGGGTCGCAGCTCGGCGAAGCTGTCCGGCACCACGGTCATGGGCCGATCCTATCCGGACCGCTACCCTGGGGACGATGATCGTCGACGGCGTGACCTTCCCGGACGGGCGGCACTGCGAGACCACCGCGCTCGGTGCGCTGCTCGGCCACGCCGGGCTGGCGCTGTCCGAGCCGATGCT
Above is a genomic segment from Actinoplanes ianthinogenes containing:
- a CDS encoding sigma-70 family RNA polymerase sigma factor, which gives rise to MTVVPDSFAELRPDLVRFCYRMLGSAFEADDAAQETMLRAWRRAGSFEGRSSVRTWIYRIATNVCLDLLRERGRRAVPIDLGPASPVDGFSPAEPAGQLWLTPLPTDPGDVVADRESIRLAFVAALQHLPARQRAVLILRDVLAWPAAEVAALLDASTGAVNAMLLRARATLATRDLGEAELSGDEQDLVARYADAFQRYDVDTLVTLLHEDAVQTMPPIAAWIRGAAEMGRFMLGPGHGCRGSRLIRITGNAMPGHGHYRWHGDRWLPWAIQLVDVRGDRIAGLHNFLDTRLFEVFRLPAVLFPPPGTSNRYDDQQQPSGDRVPR